A single window of Archangium gephyra DNA harbors:
- a CDS encoding sigma-54-dependent transcriptional regulator produces the protein MDDQRNMRATTALLLRSEGYSVLEAATGEEALATLSNGGVDLMLTDLKMEPMDGLTLLKKALEVAPRLQVIMMTAFGSIESAVEAMRQGAFDYVTKPFKEGELRYRVERALERARMQTTLDLLTGEFNERHGLSALVGRSAAMRELTSRLTRVAQSDATVLVQGESGTGKELVARAVHAHSRRKDKPFVPVNCAAISEMLLESELFGHAKGAFTGAVRARRGLVEEADGGTLFIDEVTETTPAFQSKLLRTLQEGEVRRVGESTSVKVDVRIVAATNRDIELEVREKRFRQDLYYRLNVVTLRVPPLRERLEDVPELAEHFLKRANARSPNPKRLSEAAVGHLMGYSFPGNVRELENLVEQAAALAEGVELLPEDFPLRPNTRVEASGPMGSPVGMSSLDTSMRMPTLAEAVEEAERRAIAQALEKHGVDLGRVAEELSVSSTTLWRKMKRLNLRPSGADHRD, from the coding sequence GTGGACGACCAGCGCAACATGCGAGCCACCACCGCGCTCCTCCTGCGCTCCGAGGGCTACTCCGTCCTCGAGGCCGCCACGGGGGAGGAGGCACTCGCCACCCTGTCCAACGGTGGGGTGGACCTGATGCTGACGGACCTGAAGATGGAGCCCATGGACGGGCTCACCCTGCTGAAGAAGGCGCTGGAGGTGGCTCCGCGTCTTCAGGTCATCATGATGACGGCCTTCGGCTCCATCGAGAGCGCGGTGGAGGCCATGCGGCAGGGGGCGTTCGACTACGTCACCAAGCCCTTCAAGGAGGGCGAGCTGCGCTACCGGGTGGAGCGCGCGCTGGAGCGGGCCCGGATGCAGACGACGTTGGATCTGCTCACCGGCGAGTTCAACGAGCGCCACGGCCTGAGCGCGCTGGTGGGCCGCAGCGCGGCGATGCGCGAGCTGACGTCGCGTCTGACGCGCGTGGCGCAGAGCGACGCCACGGTGCTGGTGCAGGGCGAGAGCGGTACGGGCAAGGAGCTCGTCGCCCGCGCGGTGCACGCGCACAGCCGGCGCAAGGACAAGCCCTTCGTGCCGGTCAACTGCGCCGCCATCTCCGAGATGCTGCTGGAGAGCGAGCTGTTCGGCCACGCCAAGGGGGCCTTCACGGGCGCGGTGCGGGCGCGGCGCGGCCTCGTGGAGGAGGCGGATGGCGGCACCCTCTTCATCGACGAGGTGACGGAGACGACGCCGGCCTTCCAGTCCAAGCTGCTGCGCACGCTGCAGGAGGGCGAGGTGCGGCGCGTGGGCGAGTCCACCTCCGTGAAGGTGGACGTGCGGATCGTCGCCGCCACCAACCGGGACATCGAGCTGGAGGTGCGCGAGAAGCGCTTCCGGCAGGACCTGTATTACCGGCTCAACGTGGTGACGCTGCGGGTGCCGCCCCTGCGCGAGCGCCTGGAGGACGTGCCGGAGCTGGCCGAGCACTTCCTCAAGCGGGCCAACGCGCGCAGCCCCAACCCCAAGCGGCTGTCGGAGGCGGCGGTGGGGCACCTGATGGGCTACAGCTTCCCGGGCAACGTGCGCGAGCTGGAGAACCTGGTGGAGCAGGCGGCGGCGCTGGCCGAGGGCGTGGAGCTGCTGCCCGAGGACTTCCCGCTGCGCCCCAACACGCGCGTGGAGGCCAGTGGCCCGATGGGGAGCCCGGTGGGGATGTCCTCGCTGGACACCAGCATGCGGATGCCCACGCTGGCCGAGGCGGTGGAGGAGGCCGAGCGGCGGGCCATTGCCCAGGCCCTGGAGAAGCACGGGGTGGACCTGGGCCGCGTGGCCGAGGAGCTGTCCGTCTCCTCCACCACGCTGTGGCGCAAGATGAAGCGCCTCAACCTGCGTCCGTCCGGGGCGGATCATCGCGACTGA
- a CDS encoding GNAT family N-acetyltransferase, whose translation MRDAHSEAPGLRPARVEDHADFVRLFGELGVEESPPPLDVWVSDLVKRAFFLDGTAGAGAYALVDVLGETGYVVNLVVAPDQRGRGLGRKVMRELATWFRARGCREWMLYVKPDNEPALALYGAVGMKAGRLETTWRLSRDHLEALPLAPAELEVVPVAGADLAPLTQAFGLVPGKLARFATQSTHRLRRLRDPEHPEVAGLGLMDVRPQARVLTPFFAATPAHARALLEAAFLELGGAQELRVVTGDSELGSLLSDAGARAVLRTLAMRGPLPDPQ comes from the coding sequence ATGCGCGATGCACACAGCGAGGCGCCGGGGCTGCGGCCGGCGCGGGTGGAGGACCATGCCGACTTCGTCCGGCTCTTCGGGGAGCTGGGCGTGGAGGAGTCACCGCCGCCGCTGGACGTCTGGGTGTCGGACCTCGTGAAGCGAGCCTTCTTCCTGGACGGGACAGCGGGGGCGGGGGCGTACGCGCTCGTCGATGTCCTGGGAGAGACCGGCTACGTGGTGAACCTGGTGGTGGCGCCGGACCAGCGGGGCAGGGGGTTGGGGCGGAAGGTGATGCGGGAGCTCGCCACCTGGTTCCGGGCGAGGGGTTGCCGCGAGTGGATGCTGTATGTGAAGCCGGACAACGAGCCGGCGCTGGCGTTGTACGGCGCGGTGGGGATGAAGGCGGGGCGGCTGGAGACCACGTGGCGCCTGTCGAGGGACCACCTGGAGGCCCTGCCACTGGCGCCAGCGGAGCTCGAGGTGGTGCCGGTGGCCGGGGCCGACCTCGCCCCGCTCACCCAGGCCTTCGGGTTGGTGCCGGGCAAGCTGGCCCGCTTCGCCACGCAGAGCACACACCGGTTGCGGCGCTTGAGGGACCCGGAACACCCGGAGGTGGCGGGGCTGGGGCTGATGGATGTGCGGCCCCAGGCGCGTGTGCTGACGCCCTTTTTCGCGGCGACTCCCGCACACGCCCGAGCGCTCCTGGAAGCGGCCTTCCTCGAGCTCGGGGGCGCGCAGGAGCTGCGCGTGGTGACGGGGGACTCGGAGCTCGGGTCCCTCCTGAGCGATGCGGGAGCGCGGGCCGTGCTGCGGACGCTGGCGATGCGGGGGCCGCTGCCGGACCCGCAATGA